The Benincasa hispida cultivar B227 chromosome 9, ASM972705v1, whole genome shotgun sequence genome has a segment encoding these proteins:
- the LOC120086193 gene encoding jacalin-related lectin 3-like, with translation MEDDGSQNPVASITWDDGVYSTIRGFVVYEREWICSIQIEYDENGESIWSPTHGENEGSVSEVVLDYPDEYLISIYGYYGSIHNWGINGTVIRSLTFQTNIRSYGPFGIEDGNKFSFPITGGKIVGFHGKSSRFLNAIGVHVETIQKIGLQPEPQPKHLNMGICGGKGGDPWEDTFQTIRRLVIYHGLWIDSIQMEYEDEYQMLVWSEKHGGDGGFRSEVVLDLDEHLVLVHGYYSDIHKWEIDATVIRSLTLETNKRTYGPFGIEDGTQFSFSFKGLKLVGIHGRSGWYLDAIGFYVHTTQINEIGCEKFSLGEWGGEGGDPWNESFRTMRQLVINHGQWIDSIQMEYEDENGELVWSEKHGGNGGSQSEVVLDFPDEHLVTIHGYYDDIHNWGFDGTVIRSLTLETNKRSYRPFGVENGTKFSFPTVGVKVVGIHGRSGVYLDAIGLLALSTQD, from the exons ATG GAAGACGACGGTTCCCAGAATCCGGTAGCGTCTATCACTTGGGACGACGGAGTTTATTCGACGATCAGAGGGTTCGTAGTTTACGAGAGAGAGTGGATCTGTTCGATTCAGATTGAATATGATGAGAATGGAGAATCAATTTGGTCGCCCACACATGGTGAAAACGAAGGTTCTGTATCGGAG GTTGTTTTAGATTATCCAGACGAgtacttaatttcaatttatggaTACTATGGCTCTATACATAATTGGGGAATTAATGGCACCGTGATTCGATCATTGACTTTCCAAACCAACATTAGATCTTATGGACCCTTTGGAATTGAAGATGgtaacaaattttcatttccaaTTACTGGGGGGAAGATTGTTGGGTTCCATGGCAAATCTAGTCGGTTTCTCAATGCAATTGGAGTTCATGTAGAAACAATTCAAAA AATTGGGCTCCAGCCTGAGCCTCAGCCGAAGCACTTGAACATGGGAATATGTGGAGGCAAAGGTGGAGATCCTTGGGAAGATACTTTCCAAACCATCAGACGGCTGGTCATTTATCATGGCCTTTGGATCGACTCCATTCAAATGGAATATGAGGATGAGTATCAAATGTTAGTGTGGTCCGAGAAGCATGGTGGTGACGGAGGTTTTCGATCAGAG GTTGTTCTGGATTTAGATGAGCATCTTGTTCTGGTTCATGGATACTACAGTGACATACATAAGTGGGAAATTGATGCCACTGTGATTCGATCATTGACTCTAGAAACCAATAAAAGAACTTATGGGCCATTTGGGATTGAAGATGGAacccaattttcattttcatttaaaggGCTAAAGCTTGTTGGCATTCATGGAAGATCTGGCTGGTATCTGGATGCAATTGGGTTCTACGTACATACAACTCAAAT AAATGAGATTGGGTGTGAGAAATTTAGCTTAGGAGAATGGGGGGGCGAAGGTGGAGATCCTTGGAATGAGAGTTTTAGGACAATGAGGCAACTGGTGATTAATCATGGACAGTGGATCGACTCCATTCAAATGGAATATGAAGATGAGAACGGGGAGTTGGTTTGGTCAGAGAAGCATGGTGGAAATGGAGGTTCCCAATCAGAG GTTGTTTTAGATTTCCCAGATGAGCATCTTGTTACAATTCATGGCTACTATGATGATATACATAATTGGGGATTTGATGGCACTGTGATTCGATCGTTGACTCTGGAAACGAACAAAAGAAGTTACAGGCCATTTGGAGTTGAAAATGGAACCAAGTTTTCATTCCCAACTGTTGGGGTGAAGGTCGTTGGCATTCATGGCAGATCTGGTGTGTATCTGGATGCCATCGGACTTCTTGCACTTTCAACTCAAGACTAA